One window from the genome of Molothrus ater isolate BHLD 08-10-18 breed brown headed cowbird chromosome 5, BPBGC_Mater_1.1, whole genome shotgun sequence encodes:
- the AMN1 gene encoding protein AMN1 homolog isoform X1, whose translation MHPHLTGSPVVVKYKAVFCVRCLQCLTKNLSRYSADIKSLPPNIKDKLIKLMSRQGQITDENISEVLHPAVESLDLRDCDITDNALLQLYNCKQLKKINLNSCKENRFGITSEGVIALALSCPYLQEASFKRCCDITDSGVLALALNCQFLQIVNLGSCSGIMDASLQALGENCKFLHSVDFSSTQVTDDGVVALVSGRCSKNLKEIHMERCVNLTDIAVEAVLTCCPKIHIFLFHGCPLITDRSRDALEQLIVSNKIKQLTWTVY comes from the exons ATGCATCCACATCTCACTGGAAGTCCTGTTgttgtgaaatacaaagctgtgttttgtgtCAG ATGCCTTCAGTGTTTGACAAAGAACCTTTCCAGATACTCTGCAGATATTAAGTCATTGCCACCCAATATAAAGGATAAACTGATCAAATTAATGAGTAGGCAAGGACAGATAACTGATGAAAATATCAGTGAG GTGTTGCACCCTGCTGTGGAGTCTCTGGACCTCCGAGACTGTGATATTACAGATAATGCGTTATTGCAGCTTTATAACTgcaagcagctgaaaaaaatcaacttaAATTCTTGCAAAGAGAACAGATTTGGAATTACTTCAGAAG GAGTCATAGCACTGGCCTTATCCTGTCCCTACCTGCAAGAAGCCTCTTTCAAAAGGTGCTGTGATATAACTGACAGTGGAGTTCTGGCTCTTGCACTCAACTGCCAATTCCTACAAATAGTGAACTTGGGCAGCTGCTCAGGCATCATGGATGCAtctctgcaggcactgggagaaAACTGCAAATTTCTTCACAGTGTGGACTTCTCATCTACTCAG GTAACAGATGATGGCGTTGTAGCACTAGTGAGTGGAAGATGTTCAAAGAATTTAAAG GAAATCCACATGGAGCGCTGTGTGAATCTGACAGACATCGCTGTGGAAGCCGTCCTTACTTGTTGTCCCAAGATACACATTTTCCTGTTCCATGGATGCCCACTGATAACAG ATCGGTCCCGAGATGCTTTAGAGCAGCTCATCGTATCAAACAAAATCAAGCAACTGACATGGACTGTTTACTGA
- the AMN1 gene encoding protein AMN1 homolog isoform X2 translates to MSWDGAGEDVRLLLDLCLQCLTKNLSRYSADIKSLPPNIKDKLIKLMSRQGQITDENISEVLHPAVESLDLRDCDITDNALLQLYNCKQLKKINLNSCKENRFGITSEGVIALALSCPYLQEASFKRCCDITDSGVLALALNCQFLQIVNLGSCSGIMDASLQALGENCKFLHSVDFSSTQVTDDGVVALVSGRCSKNLKEIHMERCVNLTDIAVEAVLTCCPKIHIFLFHGCPLITDRSRDALEQLIVSNKIKQLTWTVY, encoded by the exons ATGAGCTGGGACGGCGCCGGCGAGGATGTCCGGCTCCTCCTGGACCT ATGCCTTCAGTGTTTGACAAAGAACCTTTCCAGATACTCTGCAGATATTAAGTCATTGCCACCCAATATAAAGGATAAACTGATCAAATTAATGAGTAGGCAAGGACAGATAACTGATGAAAATATCAGTGAG GTGTTGCACCCTGCTGTGGAGTCTCTGGACCTCCGAGACTGTGATATTACAGATAATGCGTTATTGCAGCTTTATAACTgcaagcagctgaaaaaaatcaacttaAATTCTTGCAAAGAGAACAGATTTGGAATTACTTCAGAAG GAGTCATAGCACTGGCCTTATCCTGTCCCTACCTGCAAGAAGCCTCTTTCAAAAGGTGCTGTGATATAACTGACAGTGGAGTTCTGGCTCTTGCACTCAACTGCCAATTCCTACAAATAGTGAACTTGGGCAGCTGCTCAGGCATCATGGATGCAtctctgcaggcactgggagaaAACTGCAAATTTCTTCACAGTGTGGACTTCTCATCTACTCAG GTAACAGATGATGGCGTTGTAGCACTAGTGAGTGGAAGATGTTCAAAGAATTTAAAG GAAATCCACATGGAGCGCTGTGTGAATCTGACAGACATCGCTGTGGAAGCCGTCCTTACTTGTTGTCCCAAGATACACATTTTCCTGTTCCATGGATGCCCACTGATAACAG ATCGGTCCCGAGATGCTTTAGAGCAGCTCATCGTATCAAACAAAATCAAGCAACTGACATGGACTGTTTACTGA